The genomic segment ACGTAACCACCATCTCGTTGGCCTGCTCTTCTGTTAAGCCGTGGTGCAGCTCCTGGCTGCATGAAATCATCACACTAAGGCTCAACACCATTCCGATTGCAAGAAACAACTGCCGAAACGTGTGTTTCATCAACTCTCCTTGATAAGAGGATTGCGACATGACTTCCTGCTCCTTATGAAGGAGGGGGCTAGGGGGAGGTTGGAAATAAGCAGAAACGCTTCCAACCCCCCTCTTACTCCCCCCTTCATAAGGGGGGAGAATCGCCAATCCGATCTCATCTACACCTGCATCTGCATTGTGGATTTGAATGAGGAAACGCCCTGTTCCACCATTTTGCAGCAAAGCGAAATCTCGTTAGTCAGTTGTCCAACTTCCGTTTGCATGGCAAGAAGCTCCTGAGGGGAAAAAGTCCTGCCGCTCATGGCCTGGTCCAGAATTTCTTTCAGGCGATTTTGGCTGCTCTTCATCCGGTCCACAACCTTCTCCAGGCCTTCCATGTCCTTGACCTTAGGTATCTCACCTGCTTTTTGTGTCTGATTTACCTGCTCCACTTGATTAGTCTTGTTCACCTGATCGACCTGGTTGGTGGACTGTTGCTGACTGATTTGCATATGCTCACCGCCCGGCTTGTTGACGGTGAATTCCTGACTCTCTAATTTCTGCCGAAGATCTTCAAACTTCGACATCTGCTCATTTGCATTTTGAAGCTGTTTGGAAGCTTCTTTGAACATTTCGGCGCCGGCTTTTCCAGCCCCGCCAATAGCGTCAACCATAAAAAATTCCTCCCTTAAGTCTTATTGCCCAATCGGGTAATTAAACTTTGCAATTTCGAAGACAAATGCTCATCCTGCGCGACAAACGGTGTGATTGTTTCGCGCAAAGCCGCCGCATCAGGACGTGACACAAAATCCTTGCCGAACATCTCCGTTAAAACCGTATCGACGACCTTTGCCGCAAGGGCTTCTCCTTTCAATCCTTCTGCTTTGGCAGTTTTAGCAACTTCACTCAGCCCCTTTTCGATCGAAGAGATACTTTGAGCTTGGCCTTTGGCTTTGGCTTTGGTGTCCTGCGTCTGCTGAACATGTTTTTCCGGTTGAAATTTTCCGACCTTTTTGTCGTCTCCTTTCGGTTCTGGAGGCGGCGGTCCGGAATAATTTCCCGGTCCTTTGATTTTCATAATCCGCTCCCCGGGCGGCTCTTTTCAGTGTAATGGAGATATTGAGATTTGATCTCCCTATCTCCCTTAAATCTTATTGAAAACTCCCATTTCTGCGGCTTTCATCAACTGCCGCGCCAAACTCGCATCGACTCCGTTAGGATCTTTCTCAACCACTTTTTTCAGTTCTGCAATCGCTTTGTCCTTCTGTTTCTTAAACAGCAGAACTTCCCCTAAATGGACTCTCGCGAATGTATTGCCCGGATCTACCTCTACCGCCTTTTGATGAGATTTCAGAGCCTCATCAAACCTGTCCAGATTGAAATAAGCATCCCCTAACAACGTATAACCGATCGATCTTTGCGGTGATAGAGCAACCACAGCCTGAAAGATTTCCGTTGCCAGTGCGTAACGATTGTTCGCGGCAAGACACTGACCCGCTTCGCACAAAAACTTCAGTTGATTGATTTCCGGTTTAATATCTGAAACTTTAGCCACAAGTTTCTCCTTGCATCAGGCCGGCATAAACCGGCGCGAGATTACTTCATGTTTTGAATTGCGTTTTTTGAAGCATCTGTCCGAGCTTTTTCCAAATTGGAAACAGCCTGATACATCATTGTTTCCAAAGATACTGCCCGCTGAAGCTCCAGCATTTTTCCCATTTCGCTCTGTCCGCTAAATGTCGGATCCGTTAACTTATTCGAAAAATCCGCCGTCTGCGCCTGGGTTTGGCTGATGACTTCGGTTAAAGGGCCGATCGCGTCAGATCCCGTAGCTCCTCCAGCGGAACCACCGGATTGAAGCCCAAAAGGTGTTGGTGCGTTACTAACTGGCATAAACTTAGCCTCCTAAAGTATTTGAACAGTATTATCGACAACGATCTTTCGAAAGTTGCTAAGCTCCGCAGGCGGGACGCCCGCGCCACTTTGTTTAACGAACAATTTTGCTGCTCTCGAGAATAGCAAGTGATAATGCATAAGCCTTTTGCACCTGTTCGGCATCCTTCTTCTCTTTCTCAGATCCCTTTTTTGAGACTTCACTGGCCGCGAGAAGAATCCGCTGCATTTCCTGTTGAAATGCCTTCGCCTCCTTTCCACCACCGCGACGGAGATTCGTTAATACGGGAAATACTGATTCTCTAATCTCAACTTTTATCGCTTTTCCCGGCTTCGCTGCGGGCTTTGCTTCGCTCTTACCTTTCGACCCGCCGTGGGCCGCTCCCACCGTGAATGATTTTAATTCCTCTTTCGATTTTTCTTTGGCCACAATACCTCCTGCGGTATTAAGCGTGTAACTTTAGATTTTTCAATGTTTTAATACATTCTACTTTACTCGACCGATCCAAAACCGTCAACAAAAATCCATCATCTTCGATCATTTCTTTCCGGCGACCGAGCTCCTTCCCGCGAACAATTTCTGCAGCTTTGAAATCGCTTTTGCATGGAGGCGTGA from the bacterium genome contains:
- a CDS encoding tetratricopeptide repeat protein, producing the protein MAKVSDIKPEINQLKFLCEAGQCLAANNRYALATEIFQAVVALSPQRSIGYTLLGDAYFNLDRFDEALKSHQKAVEVDPGNTFARVHLGEVLLFKKQKDKAIAELKKVVEKDPNGVDASLARQLMKAAEMGVFNKI